A single Nostoc sp. PCC 7107 DNA region contains:
- a CDS encoding Crp/Fnr family transcriptional regulator — MQSPSSFSEASRPFLTWQRILDWAQEHYRCRTFSKDERIPARPGLLYLVQRGAIRMVGTAQVSATASQLTSRRINRTPEEAFLGFVGAGQPFEIVAQSPFTLQAYAHVDQTAVLWMYWHDLDNWPHFRREVMDAFRYQHQRKLLWLSALGQRRTIDRLLGFLTLLIEEYGEPAMSETDPDVIRGYCLPFPLTHAQIGSAIGSTRVTVTRLMGKLRQRGLILTQGDNLICLPAESINRAS, encoded by the coding sequence ATGCAATCTCCATCCTCCTTTTCTGAGGCATCACGCCCTTTTTTGACTTGGCAACGTATTCTTGATTGGGCTCAAGAACACTATCGTTGCCGCACCTTTAGCAAAGATGAGCGCATTCCAGCTAGACCTGGATTGCTGTATTTGGTGCAAAGAGGTGCGATCCGTATGGTAGGTACTGCTCAAGTTAGTGCTACTGCCAGTCAGCTAACATCTCGACGCATTAACAGAACTCCAGAAGAAGCCTTCTTGGGTTTTGTCGGAGCAGGACAACCATTTGAAATTGTCGCTCAGTCACCATTCACCCTCCAGGCATACGCACACGTTGACCAAACTGCGGTGTTATGGATGTACTGGCATGATTTAGATAATTGGCCTCACTTCCGGCGCGAAGTTATGGATGCCTTTAGGTATCAGCATCAACGTAAATTGTTGTGGCTGAGTGCTTTAGGGCAACGACGCACAATTGACCGACTCTTAGGATTCCTCACATTGTTAATTGAGGAATATGGCGAACCAGCAATGAGTGAGACTGATCCCGATGTGATTAGAGGCTATTGTTTGCCTTTCCCTCTAACTCATGCCCAAATTGGTAGCGCGATTGGCTCTACTCGTGTAACTGTTACCCGCTTAATGGGCAAATTGCGTCAAAGAGGTTTAATCCTCACTCAAGGAGATAATCTAATTTGCTTGCCAGCAGAATCAATTAATAGAGCCAGCTAA
- the recJ gene encoding single-stranded-DNA-specific exonuclease RecJ, whose protein sequence is MTNDQTQWLLAPTEQPPEWFIAAVKQYTPSSSGLYAAQLLWQRDIKNIQQLAAFVNYQTYQPASPFEFGAEMHLAIARLQQARSLGEKVAIWGDFDADGITSTAVLWDGLGQFFQQHSQLTYYIPNRLRESHGLNNSGIDNLAKQNFKLIVTCDTGSTNIDEIIYAKQLDIDVIVTDHHTLPAERPPVTAIINPRYLPSVHPLFNLSGVAVAYKLIEALYQTLPNVPQDALENLLDLVAVGLIADLVQLKGDCRYLAQLGIQRLQADFKQLPTARRRPGVGRLLELCQKSGDRPTDISFGLGPRINAVSRIQGDASFCVELLTSRDAKHCNQLAEVTELANTRRKSLQKDVQAQVVQKLSQLDLSTTSVIVLEDPQWPAGVLGLVAGQVAQETGRPTILLSTEESLDNSIPLARGSARSINSVDLYQLVKDQAHLLHRFGGHPYAAGLSLPVENIPLFTQAINQQLRQSSGSTELIPTVQADLTVTVADLGKELFLELKLLEPCGMGNPAPKLLIQNCWFENAWHRNQQDWQGKKVQYIKTDFDIRDDSTKNFFPGVWWGHYKDELPIGKADCIVELDYNSFKKRYEIRLIAVRPSANSELNQQQSTQILDWRNQDYSVLPTPHSPLILEQCPTSWDELRAWWQRSLYNSQQLALAWSKLHLQPPQEIWFTLVGIAKYLSRTQQLVNRTQLLEKLGIGNSSLLLGIKALKYCGFIVTRQDRSLQISQNPQTISANLADAAVTQFLAAVSEEQFQRQYFSEVPLSTIVAIINRPLPF, encoded by the coding sequence ATGACAAATGACCAAACACAGTGGCTTTTAGCCCCAACTGAACAACCACCAGAGTGGTTTATTGCAGCAGTCAAACAGTATACACCTTCATCTAGTGGACTATATGCTGCACAATTATTATGGCAAAGAGATATCAAAAATATTCAACAACTAGCAGCTTTTGTTAACTATCAAACTTATCAACCTGCTAGTCCCTTTGAATTTGGAGCAGAAATGCACCTAGCAATAGCCAGATTACAGCAAGCGCGTAGTCTTGGTGAAAAAGTTGCTATTTGGGGAGATTTTGATGCTGATGGTATCACTTCTACTGCTGTGTTATGGGATGGTTTAGGGCAATTTTTTCAGCAACATAGTCAGTTAACTTATTACATTCCCAATCGCCTAAGAGAGTCCCACGGACTGAATAATTCAGGAATTGATAATTTAGCAAAACAAAATTTTAAATTAATAGTTACTTGTGATACTGGTAGCACAAATATTGATGAAATTATCTATGCTAAACAGTTAGATATAGATGTTATTGTTACAGACCATCACACCTTACCTGCGGAACGTCCACCAGTTACAGCAATTATTAATCCCCGTTATTTACCCAGCGTTCATCCTTTATTTAATCTTTCTGGGGTAGCAGTAGCTTACAAGTTAATAGAAGCTCTTTATCAAACTCTGCCAAATGTCCCACAAGATGCACTGGAAAATTTATTAGATTTAGTCGCAGTAGGGTTAATTGCCGATTTGGTGCAACTCAAGGGAGATTGTCGATATTTAGCACAATTGGGAATTCAACGTTTACAAGCAGACTTTAAACAACTTCCAACCGCACGAAGACGACCAGGTGTAGGGCGATTATTAGAATTGTGCCAAAAAAGTGGCGATCGCCCCACAGATATTTCCTTTGGTTTAGGGCCACGCATCAACGCAGTTAGCCGCATTCAAGGCGATGCGAGTTTTTGCGTAGAATTATTGACCAGCCGCGATGCTAAACACTGCAATCAATTGGCTGAAGTTACAGAACTTGCCAACACTCGCCGCAAATCATTACAAAAAGATGTACAAGCCCAAGTAGTCCAAAAACTCTCCCAATTAGATTTATCAACCACCAGCGTCATCGTCCTCGAAGATCCCCAATGGCCAGCAGGCGTGTTAGGCTTAGTCGCCGGACAAGTAGCCCAAGAAACAGGCCGTCCCACAATTTTGTTAAGCACAGAAGAGAGTTTAGACAATTCCATTCCCCTAGCAAGAGGTTCAGCCCGTTCCATCAATTCTGTCGATTTATATCAACTAGTCAAAGACCAAGCACATTTATTACATCGCTTTGGTGGACATCCCTACGCCGCAGGCTTGAGTCTACCAGTAGAAAATATTCCTTTATTTACCCAAGCAATCAATCAGCAGTTGCGGCAATCTTCGGGTAGTACAGAATTGATACCTACGGTTCAAGCAGATTTAACAGTGACCGTAGCTGATTTGGGCAAAGAATTATTTTTAGAACTGAAACTGTTAGAACCTTGCGGTATGGGAAACCCAGCCCCAAAACTACTCATCCAAAACTGCTGGTTTGAAAACGCTTGGCATCGCAATCAGCAAGACTGGCAAGGAAAAAAAGTACAGTACATTAAAACAGATTTTGATATTCGGGATGACTCTACTAAAAATTTTTTTCCTGGTGTGTGGTGGGGACATTATAAGGATGAATTACCTATAGGCAAAGCTGATTGCATAGTTGAACTAGATTACAACAGTTTCAAAAAACGCTATGAAATCAGATTAATCGCCGTCCGTCCCAGTGCTAACTCAGAATTGAATCAACAACAATCAACACAAATCCTAGACTGGCGAAATCAAGATTACTCAGTACTTCCCACTCCCCACTCTCCACTCATCCTTGAACAATGCCCCACTAGCTGGGATGAATTACGTGCTTGGTGGCAACGCTCTCTTTATAATAGTCAACAATTAGCCCTTGCTTGGTCTAAACTTCACCTCCAACCACCCCAAGAAATTTGGTTTACCTTGGTTGGTATTGCCAAATATCTGAGTCGTACACAGCAGCTAGTTAACCGCACACAACTACTAGAAAAATTAGGTATAGGTAATTCAAGCTTGCTTTTAGGAATCAAAGCTTTAAAATATTGCGGATTTATTGTCACAAGACAAGACCGTTCTTTACAAATCAGCCAAAATCCCCAAACAATTTCCGCCAACCTAGCGGATGCAGCCGTCACTCAATTTTTAGCCGCAGTCAGCGAAGAACAATTTCAGCGACAGTATTTTTCTGAAGTACCTTTATCTACTATTGTGGCGATTATTAATCGACCTCTGCCTTTTTAA
- a CDS encoding PD-(D/E)XK nuclease family protein encodes MLSNSPNLLRLSQGQLNLLERCPRQFQHTYLEQLNSPSDPEHEERQTLGSRFHLLMQQQEMGLPIDSLLQADPQLQSWMSAFTNAAPEIVTPLRDNQTFRDSEHYRTLQLQDYLLTVIYDLLIADNQQAQILDWKTYPKPPDQHKLEQNWQTRLYLYVLAETSEYLPENISMTYWFVQSQGRPQNIKFTYNNKQHQQTEKDLNQLLNYLSNFLKLYQKGQLFPQVIESSKTCNYCQFAIRCQRNRSTETTKTYPLPNIESIQEVSL; translated from the coding sequence ATGCTATCAAATTCTCCTAATTTATTACGACTATCGCAAGGACAACTCAATTTATTAGAACGTTGTCCCCGTCAGTTCCAGCATACTTATTTAGAACAACTCAATTCTCCTTCAGATCCTGAACATGAAGAGAGACAAACTTTAGGTAGCCGTTTTCACTTGTTAATGCAGCAGCAAGAAATGGGTTTACCAATTGATAGTTTATTGCAAGCAGATCCGCAACTGCAAAGTTGGATGTCTGCTTTTACCAATGCTGCCCCAGAAATTGTCACACCTCTAAGAGATAATCAAACCTTTCGTGACAGTGAACATTACCGTACCCTACAACTTCAAGATTATTTACTAACTGTTATTTATGATTTATTAATTGCAGATAATCAACAAGCACAAATTTTAGATTGGAAAACTTATCCAAAACCCCCAGATCAACACAAACTAGAACAAAACTGGCAAACACGTCTTTATCTGTACGTATTAGCTGAGACTAGCGAATATTTGCCAGAAAATATTTCTATGACTTACTGGTTTGTTCAGTCTCAAGGCAGACCACAGAATATCAAATTTACCTATAATAATAAGCAACATCAGCAAACAGAAAAAGACCTCAATCAACTGTTAAATTATCTCTCTAATTTCCTAAAACTTTATCAAAAAGGTCAGCTATTCCCACAAGTAATTGAAAGTAGTAAAACTTGCAATTACTGTCAGTTTGCTATTCGTTGTCAACGTAACCGATCAACTGAAACAACAAAGACATACCCATTACCAAATATTGAAAGTATTCAAGAAGTCTCTCTTTAA
- a CDS encoding choice-of-anchor E domain-containing protein, with amino-acid sequence MTTKLFQTLAAATTLAGIVATAGAANAASLSYSTQYQYKPTDEAASADGYYITDIKDTISVQKFNSALGTLKSVTIEFIGNLKGDAGFENRSNNAATVLVNLAGTLNLQLPEGVDRFELNPEQSYSYTVARRDGVLDYGGTSGRTVAGLSAGITETKTFADSSFLQYFLGQGTTDFTFLATANSSISGPGNLASYVTTLASANVNVTYNYDPKAVPEPSAAIGLGLVAGIGLMSQRRKSWLKASN; translated from the coding sequence ATGACAACAAAACTATTCCAAACTCTAGCAGCAGCTACCACATTAGCAGGTATCGTAGCCACCGCAGGCGCAGCAAATGCAGCTTCACTCTCTTACTCTACTCAATACCAATACAAACCTACAGATGAAGCAGCATCAGCTGATGGTTACTACATAACAGACATCAAGGATACAATCAGCGTTCAAAAGTTTAACTCAGCACTAGGTACTCTCAAAAGTGTAACCATAGAGTTTATTGGCAATTTGAAAGGAGATGCAGGCTTTGAAAACAGAAGCAATAATGCTGCTACTGTCCTAGTAAATCTTGCAGGTACACTGAATTTGCAACTACCAGAAGGTGTAGATCGATTTGAGTTAAATCCAGAACAGTCTTATTCTTACACCGTAGCTAGGAGAGATGGAGTATTGGATTACGGTGGTACTTCTGGTAGAACAGTTGCTGGATTAAGTGCTGGTATTACAGAAACAAAAACATTCGCTGATAGCAGTTTCTTGCAATATTTCCTAGGTCAAGGAACCACAGACTTCACCTTCTTAGCAACAGCTAATTCAAGTATTTCTGGCCCTGGTAATCTTGCCTCTTATGTTACTACATTAGCCAGTGCAAATGTTAATGTTACTTATAACTACGACCCCAAAGCTGTACCCGAACCTTCTGCGGCAATTGGTCTTGGTTTAGTAGCAGGAATTGGTTTAATGTCACAACGCAGAAAAAGCTGGCTCAAAGCGTCTAACTAA
- a CDS encoding substrate-binding domain-containing protein, translating into MTQQHRTNETKVLVLTLAITLGLVGGFLWWFSHSYGIKAGYLNRTRVDTPTTDTFSQVPDVPTGLFSYGGSTTWAPIRQQVDSAVAIVWPRFQLRYTEPIEAAPGSSTGIKMLLGNQLAFSQSSRALKPEENEQAKQLGFTIKAVPVAIDGLAIAVNHNLSIPGLTLAQLKDIYTGKLTNWQQLGGPNLPITPYSRRLDAGGTVDFFDENVLAGEKFGSNVKFVHSTTPALEEVAKNPGGIYYASAPEVIGQCSIKPLSLGRKSDKLVKPYKEPYIPPEKCPKQRNQLNKEAFQTGEYPITRRLFVIVKQNGQSDQQAGDAYANLLLTDQGQELIAKAGFVRLR; encoded by the coding sequence ATGACGCAACAACATAGAACTAATGAAACTAAAGTTTTGGTTCTAACACTAGCAATCACCTTGGGACTAGTGGGTGGTTTTTTGTGGTGGTTTTCTCACAGCTATGGCATAAAAGCTGGTTATCTTAATAGAACCAGGGTAGACACTCCAACAACGGATACCTTCTCTCAAGTACCTGATGTTCCTACAGGATTATTTAGTTATGGAGGTAGTACTACTTGGGCTCCCATTCGCCAGCAAGTAGATTCGGCAGTGGCGATTGTCTGGCCTAGATTTCAACTACGCTATACTGAGCCGATAGAAGCTGCACCCGGTTCTAGTACAGGAATTAAAATGCTGCTAGGTAATCAGTTAGCATTTTCTCAGTCTTCCCGCGCCTTGAAACCAGAAGAAAACGAACAGGCGAAACAATTGGGATTTACAATCAAAGCAGTTCCAGTTGCAATTGATGGACTGGCGATCGCAGTTAACCACAATCTCAGCATTCCTGGGTTAACCCTTGCTCAACTTAAAGATATCTACACCGGAAAACTCACTAATTGGCAACAGTTAGGTGGGCCGAATTTACCCATAACACCCTATTCTCGTCGCCTAGATGCAGGCGGAACTGTCGATTTTTTTGATGAGAATGTGTTAGCCGGAGAAAAATTTGGTAGTAATGTAAAATTTGTCCACAGCACAACTCCAGCCTTGGAAGAAGTAGCGAAAAACCCTGGTGGAATATATTACGCCTCTGCACCAGAAGTAATCGGACAATGTAGCATCAAACCCTTATCATTGGGTCGAAAATCTGATAAACTCGTTAAACCTTATAAGGAACCCTATATTCCACCAGAAAAATGCCCAAAACAGCGTAATCAACTTAATAAAGAAGCATTTCAAACTGGTGAATATCCCATCACCAGACGTTTATTTGTCATTGTTAAACAAAATGGACAAAGTGATCAGCAAGCTGGAGACGCTTATGCCAATTTGTTGCTCACAGATCAAGGCCAAGAATTAATTGCTAAAGCTGGATTTGTCAGACTTCGCTAA
- a CDS encoding Cof-type HAD-IIB family hydrolase: MYMASPENQALPTQEIKLLVLDIDGTIAGKSNSLSKSVKQAIAAVQAKGINVAIATGRMYRSALRFHQEIGSNLPLAAYQGAWIQDPTNQKIHRHLPVVREIAHQLLDYFEQPQWRSLLSIHFYINDELYVRELTRETKIYAQRSGINPIAVGDLRQILIEHEPTKILALCDDTEAIDRLLGNLRRQYTPAELYLTTSVATFFEATNPAVNKGAAVRYFAEELLGLQRNNVMAIGDNFNDVEMLEYAGIGVAMGDAPKEVQAIAQWIAPSVEKDGAAIAIKKFLLS, translated from the coding sequence ATGTATATGGCATCGCCTGAAAATCAAGCTCTACCTACACAAGAGATTAAGTTACTAGTTTTAGATATAGATGGTACGATCGCCGGAAAATCTAATTCCTTAAGCAAATCTGTCAAGCAAGCGATCGCTGCCGTACAAGCCAAAGGAATTAATGTAGCAATTGCGACTGGACGTATGTATCGTTCCGCCTTGCGCTTTCATCAAGAAATTGGCTCTAACCTACCGTTAGCAGCTTATCAGGGAGCCTGGATTCAAGACCCCACAAACCAGAAAATACATCGTCATTTGCCTGTGGTTAGAGAAATAGCACACCAATTACTAGACTATTTTGAACAACCCCAGTGGCGATCGCTTCTTTCTATCCACTTTTACATTAATGATGAGCTTTATGTGCGGGAGTTAACCAGAGAAACTAAAATTTATGCACAACGCTCAGGAATTAACCCAATTGCTGTGGGTGATTTACGCCAAATTTTAATTGAACATGAACCAACAAAAATTTTAGCTTTGTGCGATGACACAGAAGCGATTGATCGGTTATTGGGAAATTTGCGCCGTCAATACACACCCGCAGAACTTTACCTGACAACTTCTGTTGCTACCTTTTTTGAAGCCACAAATCCTGCTGTTAATAAAGGCGCTGCTGTACGTTATTTTGCCGAAGAACTTCTGGGTTTACAAAGAAATAATGTGATGGCTATTGGTGATAACTTTAATGATGTAGAAATGTTGGAATATGCTGGTATTGGTGTAGCGATGGGAGATGCACCCAAAGAAGTACAAGCGATCGCTCAGTGGATAGCTCCTAGTGTAGAAAAAGATGGAGCCGCGATCGCGATCAAAAAATTTTTACTCTCTTAA
- a CDS encoding DALR anticodon-binding domain-containing protein yields MEKKQFIEFKKNHLYKDRDNSKILYISGVAQQLSKSHNSTAMDIADSIRAKLSATSGDVCQVKIVPPGWIYLELTPPFLATWLQHLVMGCLEQDGKMGKEEINSQFKDHNPANIFAVQYSHARCCSLILLGHQEGLIQLREPLPYNHPAFGQLLPQQPIPWLNHDKQLCLNLSTEKDLLAQLVQVVDDLVCASTSDAINWQKAALKLSQALENFWCQCRIWGDVKIYSPELAQARLGLVIITQRLLRFLLVEKLGVTAPWEL; encoded by the coding sequence GTGGAAAAAAAGCAGTTCATAGAATTTAAAAAAAATCATCTATATAAAGATAGAGATAATAGCAAAATCTTGTATATCTCAGGAGTAGCACAGCAGTTATCAAAATCTCATAATTCCACCGCTATGGATATAGCCGATAGTATCAGAGCTAAATTATCGGCGACCAGTGGCGACGTTTGTCAGGTCAAAATTGTTCCACCTGGTTGGATTTATTTAGAATTAACTCCTCCTTTTTTGGCAACTTGGTTACAACACTTGGTAATGGGATGCCTGGAACAAGACGGAAAGATGGGAAAAGAAGAAATAAACTCACAATTTAAAGACCACAACCCGGCAAATATTTTTGCTGTTCAATACTCTCATGCACGCTGTTGTTCATTAATATTGCTAGGTCATCAAGAGGGATTAATCCAACTGAGGGAACCTTTACCATATAATCATCCTGCATTTGGGCAGTTATTACCTCAACAGCCAATACCTTGGTTGAATCATGACAAGCAACTTTGCCTCAATCTCTCAACGGAGAAAGATTTACTTGCTCAGTTAGTACAAGTAGTGGACGACCTGGTATGTGCGAGTACTAGTGATGCAATTAACTGGCAAAAAGCAGCTTTGAAGTTGAGTCAAGCGCTAGAAAACTTCTGGTGCCAGTGCCGCATTTGGGGTGATGTAAAAATTTATTCACCGGAACTAGCTCAAGCTAGGCTGGGTTTGGTGATAATTACTCAACGTTTGCTGAGATTTTTGCTAGTAGAAAAACTAGGAGTTACTGCTCCGTGGGAACTGTGA